The DNA region TATTAAAGGGTCAGCCGCTTTCCTACAGTTTTGCCGAAAAAACCATTGTCATTAAGGGCAATGGTGAAAGCATTGAACCTGATCTCAATAAAAATAAAGCGGTCATAGCTAATATTGAGGTTAAAGGAACCGTGGTAGATGAGGCCGGCAGACCTTTACCCGGTGCTTCGGTAAAAATTAAAGGAACTGGGCAGGGGATGACCACCAATGAAAAGGGCGAGTTTGTGTTTAAGAATATACCAGACAATAGTACACTCGTCATCTCTTTCATAGGCTATACTACCAAAGAAGTTCAGGCTGCGAAGGACCTTGGCATTATCGCCCTTGTTCCGGGTACAGGCCTTCAGGAAATTGTTGTAGTAGGTTACGGAACCCAGCGTAAGGAACGCGTTACCGGTTCGATCGTATCTGTCGGTACTAAGGAGCTGCAACAAAGCCCGGTCGCCAATTTAAGCAACGCGCTTGCCGGTCGTTTACCTGGCTTGTTGACCGTTCAAAACAGCGGTGAGCCGGGTGCCGATGGTTCGTCTCTGAACATCAGGGGCTTCGGTACGACTAACAATTCTGCTCCACTGGTTTTGGTTGATGGTATCCAAAGGGACTTTAGTGGCATAGATGCCAATGAGGTAGAAAATGTAAGCATCCTTAAAGATGCGGCTTCAACCGCTATTTATGGTATACAAGGTGCCAACGGGGTGGTGCTCGTTACTACTAAACGCGGAAAAATAGGAACATCCCGCATATCGGCGACCGCTCAAAATGGCTGGCAGTCTCCAACCTCTTTACCGCAGTATGTTGATTCATATACCGGCCGCAAACTCTATAAAGAAGGTTTGATAAATGATGGTCTTTTTGCAGATACCAGCGCTTATACCGATGTTTTGCTGAATAAATACCGAGACCGCAGCTATCCGGCCTATCAATATTTATATCCTAATGTGAACTGGACAAAAACGATGCTGAAGCCGTTTTCCTACCTGTCGCAAGGTAATTTGAACGTCACGGGCGGCACCGAAAAAACAAGATATTTTATCTCGTTATCCTATCTGCAGCAAAACGGCCTTTATAATTATGAAGATGCGGTAAGCCAGTACGATATCCAGGCCATAACCCATAAATATAATTTCCGCTCTAACATCGACCTGAATCTTACCAAAAACCTGTCGATGGAACTGAACCTTGGTGCTATTGTTTATGACAGAAATTATCCCGGAGCAAATGCCTCACAGATATTTAATGATATCAAACAAACACCCGCATGGTATTATCCAATAACCAATCCGGATGGTTCGCCGGGTGCCGCGCCCAATACTAATCAATCACCGTATGTTGATCTGACACAGTCAGGTTACCAACGGAACTTTGAAACCGCCCTTCAATCTACAGCCGGCTTTAAGTGGGATCTGGGCTGGTTAACCAAAGGTTTGAGCACACGTGTAAGGTTATCGTTTGATAACGATAACTTCCGGAATGTAAACAGGCCGCTATCCAACATCACTTACCAATATTTACTGAACCAGGGCGTTGCCGATACGGAGACCGACCTGGCAGCCAATGGCCATTATGTGATTGTAAATAATGGTACCGGTACGCTTGATTACCTGGTGAACGCCAACGGATCACGACGCACTGTATTGGAGGCTTATTTGAACTACGACCGCGATTTTGGCAAGCATTCGGTAAAAGCGATGGCTATTTACAACCAGTCGAGTTTTTTTGATGCTGTGGGTGGTGGTGTAGGAAACGCGAGGGCGGGGCTGCCCTATAAATACCAGGGTGTTTTAGGCCGCGCGGCATATGCTTATGACGACCGTTATCTCGCCGAGTTTAATTTTGGCTATAACGGCTCAGAGAACTTTGCCGAAGGGCACCGGTTTGGTTTCTTCCCCGCTGTTTCGGCAGGCTGGATAGTATCAAACGAACATTTTATTAAAGATAACCCTTCGCTCAGCTTTATCGATCAAATTAAATTGCGGGGATCATACGGTATTGTTGGTAACGATAAAATAGGCTCGAGCAGGTTCCTCTACCTGAGTTCGTGGGTAACGGGCGACTCGTACAGGTTCGGGTTTAACAGCAACGGGAACAGTTATACCGGTTACCTGGAAGGTCAGGCCGGCAATACCTTATTAACCTGGGAACGCTCAAAAAAAACAAACCTGGGACTCGACCTGAGTTTATGGAAAGGGATGTTCTCGCTTTCAGCCGATGTTTTTAAGGAGCGCCGCAATAATATCCTGGCCACCTCGCAACTGATCCCCTCGTTTATAGGCTTGCCGCAAATACCGGCGGTTAACGCGGGCATAACAGATAACAGGGGGTATGAGATTTCATT from Mucilaginibacter sp. SJ includes:
- a CDS encoding TonB-dependent receptor; the protein is MKLIILLTIAFALQVKADVFAQKITLSENGVSLEKVLKDINKQSGYTFFYKNKLLQNSPSVSINVKDADIKEVLDILLKGQPLSYSFAEKTIVIKGNGESIEPDLNKNKAVIANIEVKGTVVDEAGRPLPGASVKIKGTGQGMTTNEKGEFVFKNIPDNSTLVISFIGYTTKEVQAAKDLGIIALVPGTGLQEIVVVGYGTQRKERVTGSIVSVGTKELQQSPVANLSNALAGRLPGLLTVQNSGEPGADGSSLNIRGFGTTNNSAPLVLVDGIQRDFSGIDANEVENVSILKDAASTAIYGIQGANGVVLVTTKRGKIGTSRISATAQNGWQSPTSLPQYVDSYTGRKLYKEGLINDGLFADTSAYTDVLLNKYRDRSYPAYQYLYPNVNWTKTMLKPFSYLSQGNLNVTGGTEKTRYFISLSYLQQNGLYNYEDAVSQYDIQAITHKYNFRSNIDLNLTKNLSMELNLGAIVYDRNYPGANASQIFNDIKQTPAWYYPITNPDGSPGAAPNTNQSPYVDLTQSGYQRNFETALQSTAGFKWDLGWLTKGLSTRVRLSFDNDNFRNVNRPLSNITYQYLLNQGVADTETDLAANGHYVIVNNGTGTLDYLVNANGSRRTVLEAYLNYDRDFGKHSVKAMAIYNQSSFFDAVGGGVGNARAGLPYKYQGVLGRAAYAYDDRYLAEFNFGYNGSENFAEGHRFGFFPAVSAGWIVSNEHFIKDNPSLSFIDQIKLRGSYGIVGNDKIGSSRFLYLSSWVTGDSYRFGFNSNGNSYTGYLEGQAGNTLLTWERSKKTNLGLDLSLWKGMFSLSADVFKERRNNILATSQLIPSFIGLPQIPAVNAGITDNRGYEISLSHRHEFGKKQGYSITVNYAYATNKILFYAQPDYPGREWQALKGTSINQIYGYTALGLFKSQQDIDNSPSQASLGVTKPGDIKYKDLNGDKVINSLDAGYLPGKVANPKSQFGVALGYHYANFDLSVLFQGGLGGSTLLSGSGVYAFSRFASSLVQVVDNHWVASNPDANYMFPRISSADNVNNQQASTFWIYSSNYLRLKTVELGYTLPTTWMKRIGIENARVFVNGINLLTWSKLKDFNFDPEIGNNGTGTYPQQKVINAGLRFTF